The following are from one region of the Paenalkalicoccus suaedae genome:
- a CDS encoding rod shape-determining protein yields the protein MFSGFSKDLGIDLGTANTLVYVKGKGVILREPSVVAIRSDSGTIEAVGNDAKNMIGRTPGNIVAIRPMKDGVIADFDTTATMMKHFIKQALSKRSPFAGKPNVMVCVPSGITAVEKRAVEDATKQAGAKEAYTIEEPFAAAIGANLPVWEPTGSLIVDIGGGTTEVAIISLGGIVTSQSVRVAGDEMDDAIVQYVKKTYSLMIGERTAEAIKFEIGNAGVATKEETMDIRGRDLVSGLPKTISISAEEIAGALADTVTSIVEAVKNTLEQAPPELAADIMDRGIVITGGGALLRNLDKVLSEETNMPVIISEDPLDSVAVGTGKALENLHLFRSKAGITSRSSRKS from the coding sequence ATGTTTTCAGGTTTTTCAAAGGATTTAGGAATTGATTTAGGGACAGCAAATACGCTCGTTTATGTAAAAGGAAAAGGTGTTATTTTACGCGAACCATCGGTAGTCGCGATTCGTTCGGACTCCGGTACTATAGAAGCAGTAGGGAACGATGCTAAAAATATGATCGGCCGTACGCCAGGTAATATCGTTGCGATTCGACCAATGAAGGACGGCGTTATCGCTGATTTTGATACGACGGCAACGATGATGAAGCACTTTATTAAACAAGCACTAAGCAAGCGTTCACCTTTCGCAGGTAAACCAAACGTAATGGTTTGTGTACCGTCCGGTATTACTGCAGTAGAGAAGCGCGCGGTTGAAGACGCAACAAAGCAAGCTGGAGCAAAGGAAGCTTATACAATTGAAGAGCCATTCGCAGCTGCAATTGGAGCAAATCTACCAGTCTGGGAACCGACAGGTAGTTTAATTGTTGATATCGGTGGAGGAACAACCGAGGTTGCGATCATTTCTCTAGGTGGTATCGTTACAAGCCAGTCCGTACGTGTAGCAGGCGACGAAATGGACGATGCAATTGTCCAGTACGTGAAGAAAACATATAGCCTTATGATTGGAGAACGCACAGCAGAAGCCATTAAATTCGAAATTGGGAATGCAGGCGTTGCTACAAAAGAAGAAACAATGGACATTCGTGGACGAGATCTCGTTTCAGGTCTTCCAAAAACAATTTCGATCTCAGCAGAAGAAATTGCAGGAGCATTAGCAGATACAGTTACGTCTATCGTCGAAGCAGTGAAGAATACGTTAGAGCAGGCACCGCCTGAGCTTGCAGCTGACATCATGGATCGCGGAATTGTGATTACTGGTGGAGGAGCATTGCTTCGTAATCTTGATAAAGTGTTGAGCGAGGAAACAAACATGCCAGTAATTATTTCGGAAGATCCGCTAGATTCTGTTGCTGTAGGCACAGGTAAAGCGCTTGAGAATCTTCACCTTTTCCGTTCTAAGGCAGGAATTACTTCTCGTTCAAGCCGCAAATCGTAA
- a CDS encoding carbohydrate ABC transporter permease, translated as MGEKKSRFQLSEKQLGYLFVLPALVLITVITLWPVAQSFYNSLFDYRLNDPTRNQTTLNYQIDLERYADHYFFYGRDMEAAVEASVGTEFEQAITDIQASIQNYHEELTTGELQEQYEIVDEMVFNFEAVNDTDLKYAQLEDDVAEGYVSIFDEAQVVFSAFQESTEDEDVSEAISVASSTVDRLDRAIVRPNFIGLTNYGKYLTDARMWSAMGNTVFFTVVSVFFELVIGLAVALVLHRAFIGRGAVRAAVLIPWAIPTAVSAMMWSYLYDGQTGIVAHYFAQLGIISDPSVMLSTGSGAMASIILADVWKTMPYMALLLLAGLQTISDSLYEAAEVDGAGKIQQFFYITLPMLKSAILVALLFRTLDAFRVFDLIFVLTGGGPANRTESISVYAYKVLFGQQNFGEGSVLSVIVFVSVAIISIIFIKLIGSELFEGRTARK; from the coding sequence ATGGGGGAAAAAAAATCACGTTTTCAGCTTTCAGAAAAGCAGTTAGGCTATCTATTTGTACTCCCTGCACTAGTATTAATTACCGTCATTACCCTCTGGCCGGTAGCGCAATCCTTTTATAATAGTTTATTTGATTACAGGCTAAATGATCCGACAAGGAACCAAACAACCCTAAACTATCAAATCGACTTAGAGCGCTATGCCGATCACTACTTTTTTTATGGACGGGACATGGAAGCGGCAGTGGAAGCTAGTGTAGGGACAGAATTTGAGCAAGCCATTACTGACATTCAAGCTTCGATTCAAAATTATCACGAAGAGCTCACGACAGGAGAGTTACAAGAACAATATGAAATAGTCGATGAGATGGTGTTTAACTTTGAGGCAGTTAATGATACTGATTTAAAGTATGCGCAGCTTGAGGATGATGTAGCCGAAGGATACGTTTCCATATTTGACGAGGCGCAAGTGGTGTTTAGCGCTTTCCAAGAGTCAACAGAGGATGAAGACGTTTCAGAAGCTATTTCTGTCGCATCCTCCACGGTTGATCGGCTAGATCGCGCTATCGTAAGACCAAACTTTATTGGACTAACTAACTATGGCAAGTATTTAACGGATGCAAGAATGTGGAGTGCCATGGGAAATACGGTATTCTTCACAGTAGTTTCTGTATTCTTTGAATTAGTCATCGGGTTAGCAGTAGCACTTGTTTTGCATCGTGCCTTTATTGGGCGAGGCGCAGTTCGTGCAGCAGTATTAATTCCGTGGGCGATCCCAACCGCCGTTTCGGCCATGATGTGGTCGTACTTATATGACGGGCAAACAGGTATTGTTGCGCATTATTTTGCCCAGCTCGGCATTATCTCAGATCCCTCTGTGATGTTAAGTACAGGATCAGGGGCAATGGCTTCTATTATCTTGGCGGACGTCTGGAAGACGATGCCATATATGGCGCTTTTACTATTAGCAGGTCTTCAAACAATCTCCGACTCGCTTTATGAGGCTGCCGAGGTTGATGGAGCAGGTAAGATTCAGCAATTTTTCTATATCACGCTTCCAATGCTGAAGTCAGCTATTCTCGTCGCGTTACTTTTCCGAACGCTCGACGCCTTCCGCGTATTCGATTTAATCTTCGTATTAACCGGAGGCGGACCAGCAAACCGCACAGAGTCCATTTCTGTTTATGCGTATAAAGTACTCTTCGGTCAGCAGAATTTTGGAGAAGGTTCCGTGCTTTCGGTCATCGTGTTCGTCTCAGTCGCAATTATCAGCATCATCTTTATTAAGCTGATCGGATCTGAGCTATTCGAAGGCCGTACGGCGAGAAAATAA
- a CDS encoding LacI family DNA-binding transcriptional regulator produces MATIKEVAERTGLSSTTVSRVINNHPYVDESKRQLVLTAMEELGYVPNSSARRLRGQRTQTIAVIISRIVNPFFSHLVDAMERTASELGYQIILCDSRLNKKRELAHLELLKAKQVDGVILASLQNKWEDIKPYTRYGPIISCNEYDSMAKLPMIICDQEAGGYIGTKHLIDRGHTHIAYAGGADRIELTHDRKKGFVRAMEEANLPILPEFMFPSNYGIEDGKRIFQRIFAMENRPTAIFAGGDEVAAGIIQEAKRFDYSVPRQLAVIGFDNQPIADLIDPGITTIDQPIELMGSRAVELMVDSIKQDRTLSYNKELLPLQLIIRQST; encoded by the coding sequence GTGGCAACCATTAAAGAAGTAGCGGAGCGAACGGGTTTATCGTCTACAACGGTTTCGCGCGTTATTAATAATCACCCATATGTGGATGAATCAAAGAGACAACTCGTTCTAACGGCAATGGAAGAGCTTGGGTATGTACCTAATTCATCAGCAAGACGTTTAAGGGGGCAACGAACTCAAACGATTGCTGTTATTATTTCGCGAATTGTCAATCCATTTTTTAGTCACTTAGTAGACGCAATGGAGCGAACGGCTTCGGAGCTTGGGTACCAAATTATTTTATGCGATTCACGTTTAAACAAAAAACGGGAGCTTGCTCATTTAGAACTACTAAAAGCAAAACAGGTTGATGGGGTTATTTTAGCGTCCTTACAAAATAAGTGGGAGGATATTAAACCTTATACGCGATATGGTCCCATTATTTCTTGTAATGAGTATGATTCAATGGCAAAACTACCCATGATCATTTGCGATCAAGAAGCAGGTGGATATATTGGTACAAAACATCTCATTGATCGAGGTCATACACACATTGCATATGCTGGGGGAGCAGATCGAATCGAACTAACGCATGATCGTAAAAAAGGCTTTGTTCGTGCGATGGAGGAAGCAAACCTTCCTATCCTTCCAGAGTTTATGTTTCCGAGTAACTATGGCATTGAGGATGGCAAACGAATCTTTCAACGTATTTTTGCGATGGAAAACCGTCCGACAGCCATTTTTGCTGGTGGTGATGAAGTAGCAGCAGGGATTATTCAAGAGGCTAAACGCTTTGATTATTCTGTTCCAAGGCAACTAGCAGTTATTGGGTTCGATAATCAGCCAATTGCTGATTTGATTGATCCAGGCATCACAACGATCGATCAACCGATTGAGCTGATGGGATCAAGAGCAGTGGAGCTTATGGTAGATAGTATTAAACAAGATCGTACGCTATCGTACAACAAAGAGCTTTTACCATTGCAATTAATCATCAGACAATCTACTTAA
- the mreC gene encoding rod shape-determining protein MreC codes for MSPFFSNRRLIVLLVCIILLVGLIGYSVSERRGLSFPEQFVQDSVGLGQSLFSRPAYVLSGFVDNINDLRHVYEENRTLKAHLDQYASLQVELSQLQRRNQELEGMMELDDDLLSYTTRPAMVINRSPDRWNQLIGINQGAQDGIEENMAVITSQGLIGKINQVSQFSSTVQLLSDQDITNRISAMVDADETVYGFIEGIDYESGFLRFTKIDIDIEVEVGQVVSTSGLGGVFPDGLTIGEIVSVETDEFGLSQTALVEPSANFYHLDYVMVIERDAASIDEDIDFDTGEDE; via the coding sequence ATGTCTCCATTCTTTTCTAACAGGCGACTAATTGTTTTACTCGTATGTATTATCCTTTTAGTAGGATTGATTGGATATTCAGTAAGTGAAAGACGAGGATTATCCTTCCCAGAGCAATTCGTGCAAGACTCTGTAGGACTCGGACAATCCTTGTTCTCTAGACCAGCTTACGTGCTATCAGGATTCGTCGATAACATCAATGATCTACGACACGTCTATGAGGAAAATAGAACGTTAAAGGCTCATTTGGATCAGTATGCTAGTTTACAAGTAGAGCTAAGCCAGCTACAAAGACGTAATCAAGAGCTTGAAGGTATGATGGAGCTTGATGATGACCTGTTAAGTTACACGACGAGACCGGCTATGGTTATCAATCGCTCTCCTGATCGCTGGAACCAGCTCATCGGGATCAACCAAGGTGCACAGGATGGTATTGAAGAAAATATGGCGGTTATTACCTCACAAGGGTTAATCGGTAAAATCAATCAAGTGTCTCAGTTTTCTTCAACGGTTCAATTACTGAGTGATCAGGATATAACGAATCGTATTTCTGCCATGGTAGATGCAGATGAAACGGTGTATGGGTTTATCGAAGGAATCGACTATGAATCAGGATTTTTACGATTTACGAAAATTGATATCGATATTGAAGTAGAGGTAGGACAAGTAGTATCTACTTCTGGACTCGGTGGCGTATTCCCGGACGGCCTTACGATCGGTGAAATTGTCTCTGTCGAAACGGATGAGTTTGGTCTAAGTCAAACCGCGCTAGTAGAGCCATCCGCAAACTTTTACCATCTTGATTATGTGATGGTTATTGAGCGTGATGCAGCCTCTATCGATGAAGATATCGATTTTGATACAGGAGAGGATGAATAA
- a CDS encoding Maf family protein, whose translation MKPILLASQSPRRKQLLDQVGITFTVKPSDYEEDHSLALPPTELVQQLAYEKARDVFVREEKQNSIIIGADTLVALDDEVLGKPRDDHDAKQMLMRLSGKKHQVHTGVAILSSTQESRFTESADVYFYPLTESEIDAYIKSGEPADKAGAYGIQGLGATLVERIEGDYFSIVGLPIAKVVRVIKNHY comes from the coding sequence ATGAAGCCGATTCTATTGGCCTCACAGTCTCCAAGACGTAAACAATTACTTGACCAGGTGGGTATCACTTTTACTGTCAAGCCAAGCGATTACGAGGAGGACCACTCATTAGCATTACCCCCTACAGAACTTGTTCAACAATTAGCCTATGAAAAAGCCCGTGACGTTTTTGTTCGTGAAGAAAAACAGAATTCTATTATCATTGGCGCTGATACCTTAGTAGCATTAGACGATGAGGTGCTTGGTAAGCCTCGAGACGATCATGATGCTAAACAAATGCTGATGCGTTTATCAGGGAAAAAACATCAGGTTCACACTGGTGTTGCCATTCTTTCTTCGACTCAAGAGTCACGCTTTACCGAATCGGCTGACGTTTACTTTTATCCCTTAACAGAAAGCGAAATAGATGCATACATAAAGAGCGGTGAACCAGCTGATAAAGCTGGAGCCTACGGTATTCAAGGCCTCGGAGCTACTCTCGTGGAGAGAATAGAAGGCGATTACTTTTCCATTGTGGGATTACCAATAGCAAAGGTTGTTCGTGTCATCAAAAACCACTACTAA
- a CDS encoding carbohydrate ABC transporter permease, which translates to MRKKAGVPFYIFLSIFIFVTMFPFLWVFLTSIKPPIEIFSGFNWFTSNPTMDNYQSAVETRPLFRYIGNSLVVATLTTVLAISVASLAAYALTRLPIKFKGTILGIVLAAAMFPQVAIISPIFNLVQGLGLRNSYMGLVIPYITISLPLAIWILATFFQKIPFELEESAKLDGASPFQTFRKIIFPLAAPGVFTTAILVFIAAWNEYLFALVINPDDSWRTVPVGLSFYQSQFTIPWGDITAATVLVTIPIVIIVLIFQRRIVAGLTSGSVKE; encoded by the coding sequence ATGAGAAAAAAGGCAGGAGTGCCATTTTATATCTTCTTAAGCATCTTTATCTTCGTCACCATGTTCCCGTTCTTATGGGTATTCTTAACGTCTATAAAGCCACCTATTGAGATATTTTCTGGCTTTAATTGGTTTACATCAAATCCAACGATGGACAACTACCAAAGTGCTGTCGAAACGAGACCATTATTTCGATACATTGGAAACAGTTTAGTTGTTGCTACTTTGACAACGGTGCTCGCAATCTCGGTAGCATCCTTAGCAGCTTATGCGCTAACAAGACTTCCTATTAAATTTAAAGGAACAATTTTAGGTATCGTACTTGCAGCAGCTATGTTTCCGCAGGTAGCGATCATTTCACCAATCTTTAACTTAGTGCAGGGTTTGGGACTACGTAACTCGTATATGGGACTCGTGATTCCTTACATTACAATCAGTCTGCCTCTTGCTATCTGGATCTTAGCAACATTCTTTCAAAAGATCCCGTTTGAACTAGAAGAGTCTGCCAAGCTAGACGGAGCTTCACCATTTCAAACATTCCGTAAAATTATTTTCCCACTAGCAGCACCGGGGGTATTTACGACTGCTATCCTCGTGTTTATTGCAGCGTGGAATGAATATTTATTTGCTTTAGTTATCAACCCTGACGACTCATGGCGAACGGTGCCAGTAGGATTATCCTTCTATCAATCACAGTTCACGATCCCATGGGGAGACATTACGGCCGCGACCGTACTCGTAACAATTCCGATTGTTATTATTGTACTCATCTTCCAACGTCGAATTGTAGCTGGACTGACGTCAGGATCTGTAAAAGAATAA
- a CDS encoding ABC transporter substrate-binding protein: MQLRRRMLTSAIALSMVGLLAACGGDNAENTTPTNDGGTNEPVNEPADNGEANANNGNDANMNEENGEMNDAAGDGEQVTLTYARGLDATGATEVLIEAFEEQNPNITVEFREMPADTGASRDQYVTEFSAGDNSIDVFDADVIWPAEFAQAGYVYELDRFIERDGIDMSEYFEGTVDSGTFDGRLWAMPKFTDAGLLYYRSDIVDTPPATWDELIEMAGQFAGEEGTEFGYLMQANQYEGLVVNAIEFMGAYGAEVLDADQNVTINSPEAVAAIEKMMEIAQSDFVPSNILNFDEPATHTAFLEGQAVFARNWPYMQAMTEDEGQSQVVGNVDFALLPAGDAGSAAGLGGWMTMINRNSEHPEEAWELVKFMTGPEGQKITAIDGGSAPTLRALYDDEEVQNAAPLFANEEFVSTLENAVPRPVSPIYPQISDIMQIELSRALAGEITAQEAVENMEQQIEAALAE; the protein is encoded by the coding sequence ATGCAACTTCGAAGACGAATGTTAACGAGTGCAATTGCTTTATCTATGGTAGGCTTACTTGCTGCTTGTGGTGGCGATAACGCAGAGAACACAACACCAACAAATGACGGTGGTACAAACGAGCCAGTAAACGAACCAGCAGACAATGGGGAAGCCAATGCGAACAACGGTAACGATGCGAACATGAATGAAGAAAATGGTGAAATGAATGATGCGGCTGGTGACGGTGAGCAGGTTACATTAACCTATGCTCGTGGACTTGATGCAACTGGTGCAACAGAAGTCCTTATCGAAGCATTTGAAGAACAAAATCCAAACATCACAGTCGAATTTAGAGAAATGCCAGCAGACACAGGAGCATCACGTGATCAGTATGTTACAGAGTTTAGTGCTGGGGATAATTCGATTGACGTATTCGATGCCGATGTTATCTGGCCAGCTGAATTTGCACAAGCAGGCTATGTATATGAATTAGATCGCTTTATTGAGCGAGATGGAATTGATATGAGTGAGTACTTTGAAGGAACAGTAGATTCAGGTACGTTCGACGGAAGACTGTGGGCAATGCCTAAGTTTACGGATGCAGGACTACTTTACTACCGTTCTGATATCGTTGACACACCTCCTGCTACGTGGGATGAGTTAATTGAAATGGCAGGGCAGTTTGCAGGAGAAGAAGGAACAGAGTTTGGTTACCTCATGCAAGCTAACCAATACGAAGGACTTGTCGTAAACGCAATTGAGTTTATGGGCGCATATGGTGCTGAAGTGTTAGACGCTGATCAAAATGTCACGATTAACTCGCCTGAAGCGGTTGCTGCCATCGAAAAAATGATGGAAATTGCTCAGTCTGATTTCGTACCAAGTAACATTTTAAACTTTGATGAGCCAGCAACTCACACAGCTTTCTTAGAAGGTCAAGCAGTATTTGCTCGTAACTGGCCTTATATGCAAGCGATGACGGAGGATGAGGGTCAATCTCAAGTAGTTGGTAACGTAGACTTTGCGCTTCTACCAGCTGGAGATGCAGGAAGTGCTGCTGGACTTGGTGGTTGGATGACGATGATCAACCGTAACTCAGAGCATCCTGAAGAAGCATGGGAGCTAGTGAAGTTCATGACGGGTCCTGAAGGACAAAAAATTACTGCTATTGATGGAGGATCTGCACCAACGCTTCGTGCACTCTATGATGACGAAGAAGTACAAAACGCTGCACCATTATTTGCTAACGAAGAATTTGTTTCGACGTTAGAAAATGCGGTTCCGCGTCCAGTATCGCCAATCTACCCACAGATCTCTGATATCATGCAAATTGAGCTATCACGTGCTCTAGCAGGTGAGATCACTGCTCAAGAAGCAGTAGAGAACATGGAGCAACAAATCGAAGCAGCATTAGCTGAATAA
- the mreD gene encoding rod shape-determining protein MreD, which translates to MLVRASVILVLLFLFLFEGTVFQIFAPDLRGADYQLIPRFMFMLILFTGIFRGRSHGLFYGIVLGLLYDIVYSPILGIYTFGMGFTAYLLSISTMYVKNRLPLVVFIIVDGVVMLEYYVYGMMSLLSITDLSHENILTMRFIPSFIMNGVVIAVLAFPLRLWFYYLDGREEAD; encoded by the coding sequence ATGTTAGTACGGGCATCCGTCATCCTCGTCTTGCTCTTTTTATTCTTATTTGAAGGAACCGTCTTTCAAATCTTCGCACCTGATTTAAGAGGTGCAGACTATCAGCTTATTCCTAGATTTATGTTTATGCTGATTCTCTTTACAGGCATCTTTAGAGGTAGAAGTCACGGTTTATTCTATGGAATTGTTTTAGGGTTACTTTATGATATTGTTTACTCACCTATACTCGGTATTTATACATTTGGGATGGGATTCACGGCGTACTTACTCTCAATCTCAACGATGTACGTCAAAAATCGACTTCCTCTAGTAGTTTTTATTATTGTAGATGGAGTAGTTATGCTTGAGTATTATGTGTACGGAATGATGTCATTACTTAGTATTACGGATCTTTCTCATGAAAATATCCTTACAATGAGATTTATTCCGTCATTTATTATGAACGGAGTCGTTATCGCTGTTTTAGCGTTCCCGCTTCGATTATGGTTTTATTACTTAGACGGTAGAGAGGAAGCAGACTAA
- the minD gene encoding septum site-determining protein MinD, whose translation MGEAIVVTSGKGGVGKTTSSANIGTALALSGKKVCLVDTDIGLRNLDVVMGLENRIIYDLVDVVEGNCRLQQALIKDKRFESLHLLPAAQTKDKTAVEPEQMKVLIDELKQDFDYIIIDCPAGIEQGYRNAVAGADQAIVVTTPEISSVRDADRIIGLLEKEPGIAPPKLVINRIRNHMMKTGEAMDVEEIVSILAIDLLGIVVDDDLVIKSSNSGEPVVMDPKSKASIAYRNIGRRIMGENVPLMTLDDDKGMFSKMKKFLGMRG comes from the coding sequence ATGGGAGAAGCGATCGTTGTAACGTCTGGTAAAGGCGGAGTTGGTAAAACAACTTCCTCAGCAAATATCGGTACAGCACTAGCTTTGTCAGGGAAAAAAGTTTGTTTAGTAGATACGGATATCGGACTCCGTAACCTCGACGTAGTAATGGGGCTTGAAAACCGCATTATTTATGATTTAGTAGATGTAGTTGAAGGGAACTGTCGTCTTCAGCAAGCCCTTATTAAAGATAAGCGCTTCGAATCCTTACACCTACTCCCAGCTGCCCAAACGAAAGACAAAACAGCAGTGGAGCCGGAACAAATGAAAGTTTTAATTGATGAATTAAAACAAGATTTTGATTACATAATTATTGATTGTCCAGCGGGTATTGAACAAGGCTATCGCAATGCAGTTGCAGGTGCTGATCAAGCAATTGTTGTTACAACACCGGAGATTTCTTCTGTAAGAGATGCAGACCGTATTATTGGCCTCCTTGAAAAAGAGCCAGGAATCGCACCACCAAAACTCGTTATTAATCGTATCCGTAACCACATGATGAAAACGGGAGAAGCAATGGACGTAGAAGAAATCGTATCAATTTTAGCGATTGACCTCTTGGGAATCGTTGTAGACGATGACCTCGTTATTAAGTCATCTAACAGTGGTGAACCTGTTGTTATGGACCCTAAAAGTAAGGCATCGATTGCTTACCGCAACATCGGTAGAAGAATCATGGGGGAGAACGTACCACTCATGACACTTGATGATGATAAAGGCATGTTTAGTAAAATGAAGAAGTTTTTAGGCATGAGAGGGTAA
- the minC gene encoding septum site-determining protein MinC — protein sequence MGAKQARQIQHVWIKGTRDGLTFQLDDQCSFQTIKAELQDRLAERPETANSDAMIEADISLGNRYITQNQRLELEAIFAQSLHIQVGQFHSNVITKEEALNEQKEKQVTQLVKVIRSGQVEEFHGDVVLIGDVNQGATLKATGNIHIVGSLRGIAHAGSTGREDAVISASFMRPTQLRIASIIRRAPDEEEWGGSLEFAYLSEDGDIHLEKVQKLGTIRPKLRHH from the coding sequence ATGGGTGCAAAACAAGCTCGTCAAATCCAGCACGTTTGGATTAAAGGAACAAGAGACGGTCTCACGTTTCAATTAGATGACCAGTGCTCGTTTCAAACTATTAAAGCGGAGCTTCAGGACAGATTAGCAGAGCGACCGGAAACAGCTAATTCTGATGCAATGATTGAAGCGGATATTTCATTAGGAAATCGATATATAACGCAAAATCAACGACTGGAGTTGGAAGCTATTTTTGCCCAGTCCCTCCATATTCAAGTTGGTCAGTTTCACTCTAACGTTATCACAAAAGAAGAAGCGTTAAATGAGCAAAAAGAGAAGCAAGTGACCCAGCTTGTGAAAGTCATTCGATCAGGTCAGGTCGAAGAGTTCCACGGAGATGTCGTGTTAATTGGCGACGTCAATCAAGGAGCCACGCTTAAAGCTACTGGCAATATCCACATAGTCGGCTCACTTAGAGGAATTGCTCACGCTGGCTCTACAGGTCGCGAGGACGCGGTCATTTCCGCTTCCTTTATGAGACCTACTCAGCTTCGTATCGCCTCCATCATTAGACGTGCACCAGATGAAGAGGAATGGGGTGGATCGCTAGAGTTTGCTTATTTAAGTGAGGACGGCGATATTCACCTTGAGAAGGTGCAAAAGCTTGGGACAATTCGTCCTAAACTGCGTCATCATTAA
- the radC gene encoding RadC family protein produces the protein MATPMLIRDVPKSERPRERMIREGPHVLSNQELIAILLGTGTRTEPVLQLANRLLHEFHGLKLLQDASIAELKDIKGIGEAKAVQLRAALELGQRLRQLSVDGDFVIRSPENVAAYMMEEMRHLKQEHFIALYLNTKNKVMHKKTLFIGSLNASIVHPRELFKEAFRYSAASLVCLHNHPSGVRLKLALTSDH, from the coding sequence ATGGCAACACCTATGCTTATTCGTGATGTTCCAAAAAGTGAACGTCCCAGAGAAAGAATGATTCGAGAAGGTCCACACGTATTATCCAATCAAGAATTAATCGCCATCCTACTAGGTACAGGCACGCGCACAGAGCCTGTGCTACAGCTTGCAAATCGACTCCTTCATGAGTTCCATGGATTAAAGCTTCTACAAGATGCCTCGATCGCAGAGCTAAAAGACATTAAAGGAATAGGCGAGGCCAAGGCAGTTCAGCTGCGCGCAGCCTTAGAGCTTGGTCAAAGGCTCAGGCAGCTCTCGGTAGACGGTGACTTCGTCATCAGATCTCCAGAGAATGTTGCAGCCTATATGATGGAGGAAATGCGCCACTTAAAACAAGAGCATTTCATTGCACTATATCTCAACACAAAAAATAAAGTCATGCATAAAAAAACGCTCTTTATAGGTAGTTTAAATGCGTCAATCGTTCACCCTAGAGAACTTTTTAAAGAAGCTTTTCGCTATTCAGCCGCGTCACTTGTCTGCTTACACAATCATCCATCGGGTGTGCGCCTGAAGCTTGCGTTAACTAGCGACCATTAG